From a single Calothrix sp. NIES-2098 genomic region:
- a CDS encoding glycosyl transferase family protein, which produces MKMKLSLPHNFDEWFKNILKRPALAVAVSVLWLIVIGWIAYGWNLGNVGLVDETEPLFAEASRQMLVRGDWITPYFNEETRFDKPALIYWCQAIAYTIMGVNEWSVRLPSVLAAMGVVSLAFYTVHWSLARQDELEQVSRPVRRYLTAALAATIVALTPEMIAWGRIGVSDMLLTGCIASALLCFFLGYASNSQFPIANSKLPNKWYLACYVLIAGAILTKGPVGIVLPGIIIGAFVLYQGKLREVWQEMRPLMGMLIILVLSVPWYALVIWRNGWTYINAFFGYHNIERFTEVVNGHSAPWYFYFLVVLLGFAPYSIYLPAALIELKFWQRSHWLSQERSQQLGLFACIWFFGVFGFFTIAVTKLPSYVLPLMPAAAILVALLWSNLISDTQTPSPAPKSFFWSAWVNVVFLSAVAVALFQLSKLVGRDPAAPNLYQLIQQLGLPIMGGMIWLLCAIIIAASILTRNWRWIISANLLGFVAFFIVVLMPALLVMDQQRQLPLRELSAAIVQVQQPNEELVMLGFKKPSVVFYSHKHVTYLPSAQEVVDRINKQITKPVKTSSVLLLAEHDRFVHMGLPPDDYQYITGKGAYYLVRVPVKKIKNEKLDISSSFGNEKISS; this is translated from the coding sequence ATGAAGATGAAATTGAGCCTTCCCCACAATTTTGACGAGTGGTTTAAAAATATACTAAAGCGTCCAGCCCTTGCCGTGGCTGTGTCGGTTCTGTGGTTGATTGTAATTGGTTGGATAGCTTATGGATGGAATTTAGGCAACGTTGGCTTAGTAGATGAAACAGAACCACTGTTTGCCGAAGCTTCCCGTCAAATGCTAGTAAGAGGGGATTGGATCACACCTTATTTTAATGAAGAGACTCGCTTCGATAAGCCTGCTTTAATTTACTGGTGTCAGGCGATCGCCTATACAATTATGGGCGTAAATGAGTGGTCAGTACGACTACCATCAGTGCTTGCAGCGATGGGAGTAGTTAGTTTAGCTTTTTACACAGTACACTGGTCGCTCGCCAGACAAGATGAATTAGAACAAGTTTCACGCCCCGTTCGTCGTTACTTAACAGCCGCTTTAGCAGCAACAATCGTCGCCCTTACCCCAGAAATGATTGCTTGGGGACGAATTGGCGTCTCCGATATGCTGCTGACTGGGTGCATCGCATCAGCCTTACTATGCTTTTTTCTGGGGTACGCAAGCAATTCACAATTCCCGATTGCTAATTCAAAATTACCTAATAAATGGTATTTAGCTTGTTATGTACTAATTGCTGGTGCAATTTTAACCAAAGGGCCTGTGGGGATTGTCCTGCCTGGGATTATTATCGGTGCATTTGTACTCTATCAAGGAAAGTTGCGAGAAGTATGGCAAGAAATGCGTCCTTTAATGGGGATGCTAATTATTTTAGTTTTATCAGTTCCCTGGTATGCCTTAGTAATTTGGCGTAATGGTTGGACTTATATTAATGCTTTTTTTGGTTATCACAACATCGAACGCTTCACAGAGGTAGTTAACGGTCACTCAGCACCTTGGTATTTTTACTTTCTGGTAGTGCTGTTAGGGTTTGCACCATACTCAATCTACTTACCCGCAGCCTTGATCGAGCTGAAGTTTTGGCAGCGATCGCATTGGCTTTCTCAAGAACGTTCTCAACAATTAGGTTTATTTGCTTGCATCTGGTTTTTTGGCGTTTTTGGATTTTTTACAATTGCTGTCACCAAACTCCCCAGTTACGTATTGCCATTAATGCCAGCAGCAGCCATTTTAGTGGCACTATTATGGAGCAACCTAATTTCAGATACGCAAACACCTTCCCCAGCCCCCAAATCCTTTTTCTGGAGCGCTTGGGTGAATGTAGTATTTTTATCAGCAGTGGCAGTAGCCTTATTTCAATTATCTAAGTTAGTCGGCCGAGATCCGGCTGCACCCAATTTATATCAGCTAATTCAACAGTTGGGTTTGCCAATTATGGGAGGTATGATTTGGCTGCTTTGTGCCATCATCATTGCAGCTTCCATCCTGACGCGTAATTGGCGGTGGATTATCAGTGCAAACCTGCTAGGTTTTGTCGCATTTTTTATTGTAGTTTTGATGCCTGCTTTATTGGTGATGGATCAACAGCGTCAGCTACCTTTGCGAGAATTGTCTGCGGCAATAGTGCAAGTACAACAACCAAATGAAGAATTAGTCATGCTTGGCTTCAAAAAACCTAGTGTGGTATTTTACAGCCATAAGCACGTCACCTACTTACCGTCTGCACAAGAAGTTGTAGATCGTATTAACAAGCAGATTACTAAGCCAGTCAAAACTAGCTCAGTGCTACTTTTAGCAGAGCATGACAGATTTGTACACATGGGCTTGCCGCCTGATGATTATCAGTACATAACCGGCAAGGGTGCTTATTATCTAGTTAGAGTTCCTGTGAAAAAAATCAAAAATGAAAAACTGGATATATCCTCATCTTTTGGTAATGAAAAAATATCCAGTTAA